From the genome of Thauera chlorobenzoica:
CCGCTCAGCACCAGCGCGCCCAGCAGCAGCAGATCGAATACGAGCACGAAGAAGAACCACAGCGCGATCGCCAGCCCCGAGGCGCGGGTGCGGTCGGCGGCGAACACCGACAGCATCACCGCCAGGCTGAGGAAGGCACAGCCGAGCAGCACCGAACTAGCCATGAAGCCGACATAGTGGAAGAGCGCGGCGAGGTCGAGTTGGGCGGACAGCACCAGGCCGACGAGGCCGAAGCCGGCTACGGTGGAGAAGGCCAGCGCCGCGGCGAGTCCGAGGTATTTGCCCAGCAACAGCTCGCCGCGGGTGATCGGCATCGACAGCAAGAGCTCGAGCGAGCCGCGCTCGCGCTCGCCGACGATGGCGTCGAAGCCGAGCAGCAGCGCGATCAGCGGGATCAGGTAGATCACCAGGCTGACCAGGCTGGCGATCGTGACCTCGATCGAGCGGAAACCGACCGCGCCCTGCTGGGCCGCGCCGAAGTAGGCGATTGACAGCGCGAACGCGGTGAACACCAGCGCCACCGCCAGCACCCAGCGGTTGCGGATGCGGTCCCAGAATTCCTTGCCGGCGATGGCGGCGATCTGCGCGAACTCCATGCCTGCTCCTTTCAGTCGGAAAAGCCGAAGAACACGTCTTCGAGCGAAGGTTCGTGGACGCTGAGATCGAGCACTGTGCCGCCCAGGCCGGCGAGCGCGGCGATCACCGCCATCTTGGCCTCGCGCCGGCACTGCACCGCGACGTGGTCGTCGCGCGCCTCGACCGCGCCCACCGGCAGGTGGCCGAGCGCGGCGCGCACGGTCTCGAAGTCGGCCGGCGCCACGCGCACCGAGAACCACAGTGGCAGATCCATCTGCTCGCGCAGCGCCTGCACCGTGCCGCTGGCCTGGACCTTGCCCGCGGCCATGATCGCCAGGCGGTCCACGCGCTCCTGGATCTCGGCGAGGATGTGCGAGGTGATGACGATGGTCACGCCTTCGCTCTTCAACTGGCGCAGGATCGCGTAGAAGCCGCGGATCGCCTCCGGGTCGAGGCCGGTGGTGGGCTCGTCGAGGAACAGCAGTTTCGGACTGCCGAGCAGGGCCTGGGCGAAGCCGAGGCGCTGGCGCATCCCTTTGGAGTATTCGCGGACGCGCCGGCGGGCGGCCTGCTCCAGGCCGACGCGCTCGAGCAGGTGCAGGTTGGCGGTGGGCGGCACGCTCTTCAGGCGGGCGAAGAGCTGCAGCGTCTCGAGCCCGGTGAGGTTGTCGTAGAGGACGACGTTCTCCGGCAGGTAGCCGATCTTGCGCCGCACCGCGCGGAATTCGCCGCCGGTGCCGCCGCCGACGCGGGTGCCGTCGATGCGGATCTCGCCCGCGGTCGCGGGGATCAGGCCGAGCATCATCTTGAACAGCGTGCTCTTGCCGGCGCCGTTGTGGCCGATCAGGCCGAACAGCTCGCCGCGGCGGATTTCCAGATCGACGCCGTCGACGGCGCGGATCGGGCCGTAGTGCTTGTGCACGCCGCGCACCGCGATCAGCGGTGCGGCGGCCTCATTGGGGGCGGGGGAAGTGTCGGCCACGCCATTGGCTCCAGTCGGGGTTGTGCGGCAGCATCCGCGGTTTCGGGTCGACGATGCTCGGTGCGCGCAGCAGCGGGAACTGCTGGCCGACCAGGCGCAGGGTCTGCACCGCGGGGCTGGCGAGCAGCAGCTTCATCAGCGGGTGGCGCCAGGACAGGCGGTCGACGAGGTCGCTGGCCTCGTAGCGCACGTCGCCGACGCCGTCGCCGTCGCGGTCCCAGCCCAGGTAGTTGCTCCAGTAGTTGCCTGCCTGCTCGCCCCAGGGCAGGTCGCGGGCGCCGACGTAGCGCACCTGCTCGCGGTTGAGGATGAAGTCGTTGCCTTCCACTTCGTTGTTCTTCGAGCCCGCCCACAGGTGCACGCCGACGACGTTGTCGACCACGGTGTTGCCGCGCAGGGTGTTGTATTCGGCGTCGTAGATGAAGAAGCCGCGCTGGTTGCCGGCGACGACGTTGCCTTCGATGGTCGAGTCCTGGATCGTGCGCAGCATGATGCCGTGGTCGGAGTTGGCCCATGCGCGGTTGTTGCGCACGGTCAGCCGGCGCACCTCCATCAGCGCCAGGCCGCCACGGTTCATCCAGGTGTCGTTGCCTTCCCAGATGTTGTCGTAGGCGTTCATGTAGTGCGTGCCGTAGCGGCTGTGGTGCAGGCGGTTGGCGCGGAACACGGCGTCGTGCGAAACATCGACGTAGAGCGCGTCGCGCACGAAGCTGATGTTGTTGCCGATGATCCGGGCGCGGTGGGTGTTGTAGAGCTGGATGCCGTTGCCGCGCTGCGAGGACTGGTAGTCGCGCTTGCCGGTGATCAGGTTGCCTTCGATCAGCACGTCGTTGGCCTTCTCGATCCACAGGCCGAACAGGTTGTAAGTGAGGTCGCAGTTGCGCACCACCGTGCGGTGCGAGCCGGGGAAGACGTAGATGCCCGCGTTCTGGTCGCGCAGGCTGTCGCCCGAGTCGGACACGATCAGGCCTTCGATGGTGACGTCCTCGGCGGTGATGCGGATGGTGTCGCCCTTGAGGCCGCCCGAGATCGTCGGCCGGTCGAGTCCGCGCAGGGTCAGCGGCTGGGTGATGCGCAGGTTCTCGACGTAGCGCGCGCGCTCGATCTCGACCACGTCGCCGGGCTGGGCGCGCTCGATCGCGGCCTGGATCGACTCGCCCGCGCGCACGCGCAAGGTCGCGCCCAAGGCGTCGCCGCCGGCGACGAGGCCGAGCGCGGCAAGGAGCAGGCCGGCTGCCAGCACGCGCAGGCGCCGGCCGTGGTTCAGGGGCATCGGCGGGCTCAGAGCAGCAGCAGGCCGGCCGATTTCAGCCCGATGAACAGCGCCGCGCCGATCAGCAGATTCTTGAAGCCGACGTAGCACACCATGTCCATGCGGCTGGCGCGGCGGTAGCGCCTCCCCCACCACGGGCCTTCCTTGACGTAGGGCTTGGCGCCGAGGCGGGCGAGCACTTCGAACACGCTCCAGCCGAACCACCAGCCGATGATGGCGCCGGCGCTGAGCTGGCCCATCGCCGCGAGGATCCAGGCCACGCTCGCCGCCGCGGCCAGCGC
Proteins encoded in this window:
- a CDS encoding transcription regulator — protein: MVDPRMLTEPVQPPYAAEGSLLKRLAAEAWDHLWPWSRTGFQRQRAVQAASLALAAAASVAWILAAMGQLSAGAIIGWWFGWSVFEVLARLGAKPYVKEGPWWGRRYRRASRMDMVCYVGFKNLLIGAALFIGLKSAGLLLL
- a CDS encoding nitrous oxide reductase family maturation protein NosD — translated: MPLNHGRRLRVLAAGLLLAALGLVAGGDALGATLRVRAGESIQAAIERAQPGDVVEIERARYVENLRITQPLTLRGLDRPTISGGLKGDTIRITAEDVTIEGLIVSDSGDSLRDQNAGIYVFPGSHRTVVRNCDLTYNLFGLWIEKANDVLIEGNLITGKRDYQSSQRGNGIQLYNTHRARIIGNNISFVRDALYVDVSHDAVFRANRLHHSRYGTHYMNAYDNIWEGNDTWMNRGGLALMEVRRLTVRNNRAWANSDHGIMLRTIQDSTIEGNVVAGNQRGFFIYDAEYNTLRGNTVVDNVVGVHLWAGSKNNEVEGNDFILNREQVRYVGARDLPWGEQAGNYWSNYLGWDRDGDGVGDVRYEASDLVDRLSWRHPLMKLLLASPAVQTLRLVGQQFPLLRAPSIVDPKPRMLPHNPDWSQWRGRHFPRPQ
- a CDS encoding ABC transporter ATP-binding protein produces the protein MADTSPAPNEAAAPLIAVRGVHKHYGPIRAVDGVDLEIRRGELFGLIGHNGAGKSTLFKMMLGLIPATAGEIRIDGTRVGGGTGGEFRAVRRKIGYLPENVVLYDNLTGLETLQLFARLKSVPPTANLHLLERVGLEQAARRRVREYSKGMRQRLGFAQALLGSPKLLFLDEPTTGLDPEAIRGFYAILRQLKSEGVTIVITSHILAEIQERVDRLAIMAAGKVQASGTVQALREQMDLPLWFSVRVAPADFETVRAALGHLPVGAVEARDDHVAVQCRREAKMAVIAALAGLGGTVLDLSVHEPSLEDVFFGFSD
- a CDS encoding ABC transporter permease; this translates as MEFAQIAAIAGKEFWDRIRNRWVLAVALVFTAFALSIAYFGAAQQGAVGFRSIEVTIASLVSLVIYLIPLIALLLGFDAIVGERERGSLELLLSMPITRGELLLGKYLGLAAALAFSTVAGFGLVGLVLSAQLDLAALFHYVGFMASSVLLGCAFLSLAVMLSVFAADRTRASGLAIALWFFFVLVFDLLLLGALVLSGGQWGGELLPYALLLNPADVFRILNIFSLDDVRTLYGLSTVFPPALARPGLLGAVMAGWIVGPLALAAWRFRR